From the genome of Streptococcus marmotae, one region includes:
- a CDS encoding pullulanase — protein MEKEANKIERHHFGLRTLKCGTASVLLSASLCVFGSPLVQAEEMGDVSNTHMDSMENPAISEQGVEKGTDTGTNSKDPDKSAIGETETTEQQKSVSEGAKATGDEKGATENVEESEKDSKQEGDSEDKLAPADKKDSQEEPSSENKQEAAVKPNASAEEVAAEDEVKEGNLRLHFKKLPSDNLASLGLWTWDDVEKPSSQNGAWPTGATSFSEAKKDDYGHYLDVPLAAEKREKVGLLINNTAGENLTGDKNIELISPNMKEVWFDEEYKSYTYEPLAEGMVRINYLRSDKNYDRKSLWLWGDVENPTTNWPDGVDFEKQGKYGAYVDVKLTDLAKSIGFLLLDESKSGDDVKIQPNDYNFTDLKKHSQIFLKDDDPTVYTNPYFVNDVRMTGAQHISLTEIETTFTTLKDVKKEDILKNLQIKDKDNQVVPVQDVMLDEAAKKVTVQGKFDQEHSPYTVIYGSEQFKTGTNWQLKDSLYQYDGELGARVSENGQKVAATLWSPSADQVSLVVYDKNDQSKVVGKIAMTKGEKGTWNAELTPQNALGITDYRGYYYHYEIKRGEESVLTLDPYAKSLAAWNSDLAETDPSYKIAKAAFVDPKAEGPKELDYAKISGFKDRKDAVIYEAHVRDFTSDKAIAKDLKSPAGTFSAFIEKLDYLKDLGVTHVQLLPVLSYYYVNELKNAERMDEYASSNSNYNWGYDPQNYFSLTGMYSSDPTNPSKRIAEFKELVNEIHKRGMGVIMDVVYNHTAKTAIFEDLEPHYYHFMDADGTPRTSYGGGRLGTTHYMSRRVLVDSIKYLTDEYKIDGFRFDLMGDHDAETIQKAYDEAKKLNPNLIMLGEGWSTYSGDENKPVQPADQSWMKHTNSAAVFSDDIRNTLKSGYPNEGAPAFITNGKRNIGNVFKNIKAQPTNFEADDPGDVIQYIAAHDNLTLFDVIAQSIKKDPAKAENAAEIHRRLRLGNLMVLTAQGTPFIHSGQEYGRTKQFRHPDYRTPVADDKVPNKSHLLTNEDGSPFDYPYFIHDSYDSSDAVNHFDWSKATDSATYPENVKSRAYMKGLIALRKSTDAFKLPSREEVEKRVSLLTVPGKDGVAEEDLVLGYKTVASNGDEYFVFVNADTKERRFTVVQSLKAAKVLADGKQAGTEAILTPEGVQLSEHSLTLAPLTATVLRIAKEGDQTPVVKEDTVKGSVIVEYRDINNHVLKDNGLVHYNAAAGTTYNAEISGYKQPTIVSYEGKTYRLAPAGRYKVGEVDVQNHLVASASVNGAVMANTTLVVTYVYQEVLSSSDAVPMKRPQVELQPPQKTKVSEAVVHKPKVGASVHTESMASSDKPRVEVPVHTESMASSDKPRVEVPVRTEPMASSSKSKVEASIHSKSMASSNKPKVQAPVHTESMTSSDKSREEASAQAASAVSTSKPRIEESVSSHPTANETIVSILSQNTSKENEKTLPKTGSQQSVAGILLGVVSLVSSLVFLGKKKESND, from the coding sequence ATGGAAAAAGAAGCAAATAAGATTGAACGCCATCATTTTGGTTTACGGACTTTAAAATGCGGAACGGCTTCAGTCCTGTTATCTGCTAGTTTGTGTGTATTTGGTAGCCCGCTTGTACAGGCAGAAGAAATGGGTGATGTGTCAAATACGCATATGGATTCTATGGAGAATCCAGCAATAAGTGAGCAAGGGGTGGAAAAGGGAACGGATACTGGAACAAATAGTAAAGACCCTGATAAATCAGCAATAGGAGAAACAGAAACAACTGAACAGCAAAAATCAGTTTCTGAAGGGGCAAAAGCTACTGGAGATGAAAAAGGTGCGACTGAAAATGTGGAAGAGTCTGAAAAAGACAGTAAACAAGAAGGAGATTCTGAGGATAAATTAGCACCAGCAGATAAAAAAGATTCGCAAGAAGAGCCGTCTTCAGAAAACAAACAAGAAGCAGCTGTAAAACCAAACGCTAGTGCAGAAGAGGTAGCCGCAGAAGATGAAGTAAAAGAGGGAAATCTCCGCTTGCATTTCAAAAAATTACCATCCGATAATCTAGCTAGTCTAGGTCTTTGGACTTGGGACGATGTGGAGAAACCTTCTAGTCAAAACGGCGCATGGCCAACAGGGGCAACTAGTTTTTCTGAAGCTAAAAAAGATGATTATGGGCATTATCTTGATGTGCCGTTAGCTGCAGAGAAGCGGGAAAAAGTTGGCTTATTGATTAATAATACAGCTGGTGAAAATTTGACTGGAGATAAGAATATCGAGCTAATCAGCCCTAATATGAAGGAAGTCTGGTTTGACGAGGAATACAAATCCTATACTTATGAGCCCTTAGCAGAAGGTATGGTACGCATTAACTATCTACGCTCAGATAAGAATTACGACCGTAAGTCTTTATGGCTATGGGGTGATGTTGAAAATCCTACGACCAATTGGCCTGATGGAGTTGATTTTGAAAAGCAAGGAAAATATGGTGCCTATGTGGATGTCAAATTGACGGACCTTGCCAAATCAATTGGATTTTTATTGCTAGATGAAAGTAAATCGGGAGATGATGTGAAGATTCAGCCCAATGATTACAATTTTACGGACTTGAAAAAACACAGTCAAATTTTCCTAAAAGATGATGATCCAACTGTGTACACCAACCCTTATTTTGTCAATGATGTCAGAATGACAGGAGCGCAGCATATTAGCTTGACTGAGATTGAAACAACCTTTACAACATTGAAAGATGTTAAGAAAGAAGATATTTTAAAGAATTTACAGATAAAAGATAAGGATAATCAAGTAGTTCCTGTTCAAGATGTGATGCTTGATGAGGCTGCGAAGAAAGTGACAGTGCAAGGGAAGTTTGATCAAGAACACTCTCCTTATACAGTTATCTATGGAAGTGAGCAATTTAAGACTGGTACGAACTGGCAGTTAAAAGATAGTCTGTATCAATATGATGGCGAGCTCGGTGCTCGTGTGAGCGAAAATGGTCAAAAAGTTGCAGCAACCTTGTGGTCTCCAAGTGCAGATCAAGTTTCGCTAGTGGTTTATGACAAAAATGATCAAAGCAAAGTAGTGGGCAAGATTGCGATGACCAAGGGAGAAAAGGGAACTTGGAATGCTGAATTGACACCCCAAAATGCACTTGGAATTACAGATTATCGTGGCTATTATTACCACTATGAAATCAAACGTGGAGAAGAGTCTGTCTTGACCTTAGACCCCTATGCGAAATCCTTAGCTGCATGGAATAGCGATTTAGCGGAGACGGATCCATCCTATAAGATTGCCAAGGCTGCTTTTGTTGATCCAAAAGCAGAAGGACCTAAGGAATTAGACTATGCCAAGATTTCTGGCTTTAAAGATAGAAAAGATGCTGTTATCTACGAAGCCCATGTCCGAGATTTTACATCTGATAAAGCAATTGCCAAGGACTTGAAGTCACCAGCTGGTACATTCTCTGCCTTTATCGAAAAATTAGATTATCTGAAAGATTTGGGAGTGACCCATGTCCAATTGCTACCTGTTTTAAGTTATTACTACGTGAATGAACTGAAGAATGCAGAACGCATGGATGAGTATGCTTCAAGCAATAGTAATTATAATTGGGGTTATGATCCGCAGAATTACTTCTCTTTGACAGGTATGTATTCGAGTGATCCGACTAATCCTAGCAAACGCATTGCAGAATTTAAAGAGTTAGTCAACGAAATCCACAAACGAGGCATGGGTGTCATCATGGACGTCGTTTATAACCATACTGCAAAAACAGCTATTTTTGAAGATTTAGAGCCACACTATTACCACTTTATGGACGCAGATGGTACTCCACGAACGAGCTACGGTGGTGGTCGATTGGGAACGACGCACTATATGAGTCGCCGTGTCTTAGTGGATTCGATTAAGTATTTAACAGATGAATATAAAATAGACGGTTTCCGCTTTGATTTAATGGGGGACCATGATGCAGAAACGATTCAAAAAGCTTATGATGAGGCAAAGAAACTAAATCCAAATCTAATCATGTTGGGTGAGGGCTGGTCAACCTATTCAGGAGATGAAAATAAACCCGTCCAACCAGCAGATCAGTCATGGATGAAGCATACTAATTCTGCCGCCGTCTTTTCAGATGATATCCGCAATACCTTGAAGTCAGGCTATCCTAATGAAGGAGCACCAGCCTTTATCACCAATGGCAAACGAAATATTGGAAACGTCTTTAAAAATATCAAAGCTCAGCCAACGAATTTCGAAGCGGACGATCCGGGGGATGTAATCCAATATATTGCAGCTCATGATAATTTGACCTTATTTGATGTTATTGCTCAGTCGATTAAAAAAGATCCGGCCAAGGCAGAAAACGCAGCAGAAATTCATCGCCGTCTTCGTTTAGGCAATCTGATGGTTTTGACAGCGCAAGGTACACCATTTATTCATTCTGGACAAGAATATGGTCGGACCAAGCAATTCCGTCACCCAGACTATCGTACACCAGTAGCAGATGATAAAGTTCCAAATAAATCTCATCTCTTGACCAATGAAGATGGAAGTCCATTTGACTATCCTTACTTTATCCATGATTCCTATGATTCAAGCGATGCAGTGAATCATTTTGACTGGAGCAAGGCGACAGATAGTGCAACCTATCCTGAAAATGTAAAGAGCCGAGCTTATATGAAGGGATTGATTGCTTTACGTAAGTCAACAGATGCTTTCAAATTACCTTCACGAGAAGAGGTTGAAAAGCGTGTAAGTCTACTGACAGTACCTGGTAAGGATGGTGTCGCAGAAGAAGATTTGGTTTTGGGTTACAAGACAGTAGCAAGTAATGGCGATGAGTACTTCGTGTTTGTCAATGCAGATACGAAGGAGCGTCGGTTCACCGTTGTTCAATCCTTGAAAGCTGCAAAGGTATTAGCAGATGGAAAACAGGCTGGTACAGAAGCGATTCTAACACCAGAAGGAGTTCAGCTATCTGAACATAGCTTAACACTTGCTCCGCTGACTGCAACAGTTTTACGAATTGCCAAAGAGGGTGATCAGACACCAGTGGTTAAAGAAGATACCGTAAAAGGCTCTGTCATCGTTGAATACCGTGATATCAATAATCACGTTTTGAAAGATAATGGTCTTGTTCATTACAATGCGGCTGCTGGTACGACCTATAACGCGGAGATTTCTGGTTATAAACAGCCGACGATTGTCAGCTATGAAGGAAAAACCTATCGATTGGCTCCAGCGGGTAGGTATAAAGTTGGTGAGGTAGATGTGCAGAATCATCTAGTGGCATCGGCGTCTGTGAATGGTGCCGTGATGGCTAATACGACCTTGGTAGTTACCTATGTCTATCAGGAAGTGCTGTCATCTTCCGATGCAGTACCTATGAAACGTCCACAAGTAGAACTGCAACCGCCTCAAAAAACAAAGGTATCGGAAGCAGTTGTCCATAAGCCTAAGGTAGGAGCATCGGTTCATACTGAATCCATGGCAAGTAGTGACAAACCTAGGGTCGAAGTACCAGTTCATACCGAATCCATGGCAAGTAGTGACAAACCTAGGGTCGAAGTACCAGTTCGTACCGAACCTATGGCAAGTAGCAGTAAGTCTAAGGTAGAAGCGTCGATTCATAGCAAATCCATGGCAAGTAGCAATAAGCCAAAGGTACAAGCACCAGTTCATACCGAATCCATGACAAGTAGTGACAAATCTAGGGAAGAAGCTTCCGCTCAAGCAGCATCAGCTGTAAGTACTAGCAAGCCTAGGATAGAAGAATCAGTTTCTAGTCATCCAACGGCTAACGAGACAATTGTGTCGATATTGTCTCAGAATACAAGTAAGGAGAATGAAAAGACCCTGCCAAAAACAGGCAGTCAACAATCAGTTGCAGGAATCTTATTGGGAGTAGTATCCCTTGTTTCAAGTCTCGTATTTCTTGGAAAGAAAAAGGAAAGTAATGATTGA
- the add gene encoding adenosine deaminase, producing the protein MQKNILEKLAKAELHCHLDGSLSFSAIRQLAKWAHIMLPESDEELRRLVTAPEKAESLMDYLTVFDFIRPLLQTKEALKLAAYDVAAQAAKENVLYMEIRFAPELSMDKGLSAAETVEAVLQGIEQAQDEFGIVSKVLVCGLKQSPVRQTQELFTELVPLAKRGLVGFDFAGNEADFPTQALEQAIKEIQELGLPLTFHAGECGCVANVAYALQLGIPRIGHGTALIKDSKIMEEFVKAGATIEMCLTSNLQTGAAPTLADFPYQALYNMGANITINTDNRTVSATNLTKEYALFVEYFGTTKEDFYRFNQNAIRASFTTEAEKENLLKQLEMAYQE; encoded by the coding sequence ATGCAGAAAAATATTCTTGAAAAATTAGCCAAAGCTGAACTTCATTGTCATTTAGATGGCTCCTTGTCGTTTAGTGCTATTCGACAGTTAGCGAAGTGGGCTCATATTATGCTACCAGAAAGCGATGAGGAATTGCGGCGACTTGTTACGGCTCCAGAAAAAGCAGAAAGCCTGATGGATTATTTAACGGTTTTTGACTTTATTCGTCCCTTATTGCAGACCAAAGAAGCTCTCAAGCTGGCAGCCTATGATGTTGCCGCACAAGCGGCGAAGGAAAATGTTCTTTATATGGAGATTCGATTTGCTCCGGAATTGTCTATGGATAAGGGTTTAAGTGCTGCTGAGACAGTAGAGGCAGTTCTACAAGGTATAGAGCAGGCTCAAGACGAATTTGGTATTGTTAGTAAAGTGTTGGTTTGTGGTTTGAAGCAAAGCCCAGTAAGACAGACACAGGAACTGTTCACCGAACTTGTCCCTTTAGCAAAAAGAGGATTGGTAGGATTTGATTTTGCAGGTAACGAGGCAGATTTTCCGACACAGGCATTGGAACAAGCCATCAAAGAAATACAAGAGCTAGGATTACCATTGACCTTTCATGCAGGGGAATGTGGTTGCGTAGCAAATGTCGCTTATGCTCTTCAATTAGGCATTCCACGCATTGGTCATGGAACAGCACTTATCAAAGATTCTAAGATTATGGAGGAGTTTGTTAAGGCAGGGGCAACGATTGAGATGTGTCTGACTAGTAATCTACAGACAGGAGCTGCTCCAACCTTGGCAGATTTTCCGTATCAGGCCTTGTATAATATGGGGGCAAATATAACGATTAATACTGATAATCGCACTGTATCAGCCACTAATTTGACAAAAGAATACGCTTTATTCGTTGAATATTTTGGCACGACGAAAGAGGATTTTTACCGCTTTAATCAGAATGCTATTCGAGCTAGTTTCACAACAGAAGCCGAAAAAGAAAACTTATTGAAACAGCTGGAAATGGCTTATCAGGAATGA
- a CDS encoding type II toxin-antitoxin system HicB family antitoxin, with translation MKYTYLALFEADKENGGYSISFPDFPGAFSEADSLNEAIFNAREVLEIYTIMFEDEGKEFPKTSSFKALASHLASDEDVIQAISVDTELVRERERSKIVNKTVTLPSWLVEVGKENKVNFSQLLQKAIREELQV, from the coding sequence ATGAAATACACTTATTTAGCATTATTTGAAGCAGATAAAGAAAACGGAGGATATAGCATTTCTTTCCCTGATTTCCCTGGAGCATTTAGTGAAGCTGATAGCTTGAACGAGGCCATTTTCAATGCTCGGGAAGTACTTGAAATCTATACTATTATGTTTGAAGACGAAGGAAAAGAATTTCCTAAAACTTCATCATTCAAGGCTCTTGCAAGTCATTTGGCAAGTGACGAAGATGTGATTCAGGCGATTTCAGTGGATACGGAGCTTGTCCGTGAGCGTGAACGATCTAAGATTGTCAATAAGACTGTCACACTACCAAGCTGGCTTGTGGAAGTCGGAAAAGAAAACAAGGTTAATTTTAGCCAGTTATTACAAAAAGCGATTCGCGAGGAATTGCAGGTATAA
- a CDS encoding type II toxin-antitoxin system HicA family toxin has product MTERELKKIARKQGFSKTNFGKGSHEVWKHPDGRTVTIPKPKEKDYRSGTLNNILKVLYGE; this is encoded by the coding sequence GTGACAGAGCGAGAGCTTAAGAAAATTGCTAGGAAGCAAGGTTTCAGCAAGACCAATTTTGGCAAAGGGTCCCATGAAGTTTGGAAACATCCAGACGGACGGACAGTGACGATACCGAAGCCAAAGGAAAAAGATTACAGGTCAGGCACACTGAACAACATTCTTAAAGTTTTATATGGGGAGTGA
- a CDS encoding phage holin, with translation MINWKVRFKNKAFWLAFIPAIALVVQTVGKLFGIEIEVTQTVEGLLNVVNALFVVLAIIGIVNDPTTATLSDSVRALSYDTPKED, from the coding sequence ATGATTAACTGGAAAGTACGTTTTAAAAATAAGGCCTTTTGGCTTGCCTTTATCCCTGCAATTGCGCTGGTGGTGCAAACGGTTGGGAAGTTGTTTGGGATTGAAATTGAGGTGACTCAGACGGTCGAGGGGCTTCTCAATGTCGTCAATGCCCTTTTTGTGGTCTTGGCCATCATCGGGATTGTCAATGATCCGACAACGGCAACCTTGTCTGATAGTGTGCGAGCATTGAGCTATGACACCCCTAAAGAAGATTAG
- a CDS encoding DUF7365 family protein — protein sequence MPESIKAEFLLWLLGTAIPVVSMYVTNKGKIKETEHRMTVLEMKVEQAESKAIHNATRLDGHDEQYRAMYAIVEQVKHLSMTLEEVRQDVKSLAKKE from the coding sequence ATGCCAGAAAGTATCAAAGCAGAATTTTTATTGTGGCTTCTTGGGACTGCCATCCCTGTTGTGAGTATGTATGTCACCAACAAGGGGAAGATTAAGGAGACTGAACACCGCATGACCGTGCTTGAGATGAAGGTGGAACAAGCTGAGTCAAAAGCGATTCACAATGCGACACGGCTTGACGGTCATGATGAGCAATATCGGGCTATGTATGCGATTGTGGAGCAGGTCAAGCATTTGTCGATGACATTAGAAGAAGTGCGCCAAGATGTAAAGTCTTTGGCCAAAAAGGAGTAG
- a CDS encoding DUF1617 family protein, which yields MQLTITNKDLATFYSALQKMEIRPMRPNRGRIKLLARLEEKFREYVKDEFELIKDYVEFDKHGQPIVTEDNSYTVKDESQTEELSKLLAELADDEVMIKGGEYSKRYIDFLEYLSEAEGDFTIEELRVIDDVLEQYEVSKEQKEG from the coding sequence ATGCAACTAACAATTACAAATAAAGATTTGGCTACTTTTTATTCAGCGCTACAAAAAATGGAGATACGGCCGATGCGCCCTAATCGAGGGCGCATTAAATTATTAGCTCGTTTGGAAGAAAAGTTTCGTGAGTATGTAAAAGATGAATTTGAACTGATTAAAGATTATGTAGAGTTTGACAAACATGGGCAACCAATCGTAACCGAAGATAATTCGTATACAGTGAAAGATGAGTCACAGACTGAAGAACTCAGCAAATTGTTGGCTGAATTGGCTGATGATGAAGTGATGATTAAAGGTGGTGAATATTCGAAGCGCTACATTGACTTTTTAGAGTATCTATCAGAAGCAGAAGGAGACTTCACTATCGAGGAACTTCGAGTGATTGATGATGTCCTTGAGCAGTATGAAGTGAGCAAAGAACAGAAGGAGGGTTAG
- a CDS encoding gp58-like family protein, translated as MDITIQQTRSKALEKDGRYYKVFTPRSPDEVVKLHHMGCVGDTVARNIQIEKGTSPSSFASPVTTSRALTGLFKDMRDINIELTDQNSPLWGRIRANNRGMLSEFLDRDVRSALAQTSSSILAQVEAKDQGNIKRSELILDNNGFVTKVGKTINGTTLATMIAQNERDVSIIAQKFKVTGDMLVDGAITARKLDTNSVRTGILTAGSITADMIQSGAITGDKLKVDTALINKLATNSALIDNLVAKDAFITKLQSVDLDASRIKSGVLKSKNGSVTWNLDANRLDFYTGAGIEFHDWDNYIKFHSGGSVAFIQPTVRQGTNRAALAIGVNGNNSIDSNTGAFAGIKIFKDNLWDNVSIYGDTIQLTSGFNENHALFIDVVKFNGGFNLGDILQTFNENFKSLSNGKPGDVLTWNKIYG; from the coding sequence ATGGATATTACAATTCAACAGACCCGCTCGAAGGCGCTTGAAAAGGACGGGCGGTATTATAAGGTGTTTACCCCTCGCAGTCCTGATGAGGTGGTGAAATTGCACCATATGGGCTGTGTGGGGGATACAGTTGCGCGCAATATTCAGATTGAAAAGGGGACAAGTCCGTCTAGCTTTGCCTCTCCTGTGACCACAAGTCGTGCGTTGACGGGTTTGTTTAAGGATATGCGGGATATCAATATCGAGTTGACAGACCAAAATAGCCCGCTCTGGGGGAGAATTCGTGCTAATAACAGGGGGATGTTAAGCGAGTTTCTGGATAGGGATGTGAGGAGCGCCCTAGCGCAGACCAGTAGCTCTATTCTCGCTCAAGTCGAGGCAAAAGACCAAGGCAATATCAAGCGTTCGGAGTTGATACTGGATAACAATGGCTTTGTGACGAAGGTCGGTAAAACCATCAACGGGACGACTCTAGCGACCATGATTGCCCAGAATGAGCGAGATGTGTCGATTATTGCGCAGAAGTTCAAGGTGACAGGTGACATGTTGGTCGATGGTGCCATTACGGCAAGAAAGCTTGATACCAATAGCGTCCGAACAGGGATTCTGACGGCGGGGTCGATTACGGCAGATATGATTCAGTCGGGCGCTATCACGGGTGACAAGCTAAAGGTCGATACGGCTTTGATTAATAAACTCGCCACCAACAGTGCCTTGATTGATAACTTGGTCGCAAAGGATGCGTTTATCACTAAGCTTCAGTCGGTGGATTTGGATGCGTCGAGAATCAAGAGTGGGGTGTTGAAATCTAAAAACGGCAGCGTCACTTGGAATTTAGATGCGAATAGGCTTGATTTTTATACTGGAGCTGGTATCGAATTTCATGATTGGGATAATTATATCAAGTTTCATTCTGGTGGTTCAGTTGCTTTTATACAGCCAACGGTTCGTCAAGGAACAAATCGTGCCGCCTTGGCGATAGGAGTTAATGGCAATAACTCAATTGATTCAAACACGGGTGCCTTTGCAGGTATAAAAATCTTCAAGGATAATCTTTGGGATAATGTGTCTATTTACGGAGATACGATCCAGTTAACGAGTGGATTTAATGAAAATCACGCTCTTTTTATTGATGTAGTGAAATTTAATGGAGGCTTCAATTTAGGGGATATACTCCAAACGTTCAATGAAAACTTTAAGAGTTTGAGCAACGGAAAACCAGGTGATGTTTTGACTTGGAATAAAATTTATGGATAA
- a CDS encoding collagen-like protein gives MTTEKIPLRVQHKRMSASQWASSSLILLEGELGIETDTGKVKVGDGRSRFSALQYLTGPKGEKGDRGVPGETGSAVTITSTTKSNGVTTVRFSTGQSITINDGVVSFEALTPAQKASLKGDKGERGERGEAGPMPTITINSSGIWEINGRSTGVSGRGQAGATGQRGLTGPAGRNGEKGQKGDKGDRGADGAPGQNIVNQRTNQAMKYWFGSKADYDRIYNKDTNTIYDVYE, from the coding sequence ATGACAACAGAAAAAATCCCACTCAGGGTACAACACAAGCGCATGAGCGCTAGCCAATGGGCGTCTAGTAGCTTGATTCTGCTAGAAGGTGAATTGGGCATTGAGACGGACACCGGTAAGGTGAAAGTTGGGGATGGGCGCAGTCGCTTTTCTGCCTTGCAGTATCTGACGGGGCCAAAGGGTGAGAAGGGAGACAGGGGAGTTCCTGGCGAAACTGGCTCAGCTGTGACCATCACTTCTACGACAAAAAGCAATGGCGTGACGACAGTCCGATTTAGCACTGGCCAATCGATTACGATTAATGACGGAGTGGTTAGCTTCGAAGCTCTGACCCCTGCTCAGAAAGCGAGCTTAAAAGGTGACAAGGGAGAGCGGGGCGAACGTGGCGAAGCGGGTCCGATGCCTACCATCACCATCAATTCGTCTGGTATCTGGGAAATCAATGGCCGAAGCACAGGTGTCTCTGGTCGTGGTCAGGCTGGCGCAACGGGTCAACGTGGCCTAACAGGTCCAGCAGGTCGAAATGGCGAGAAAGGTCAAAAAGGCGATAAGGGAGACAGAGGGGCAGATGGTGCACCTGGTCAAAATATTGTCAACCAACGTACCAATCAAGCCATGAAATACTGGTTTGGCTCAAAGGCAGACTATGACCGCATCTACAACAAAGATACCAATACCATCTATGACGTTTACGAATAG
- a CDS encoding phage tail spike protein encodes MIYLKEGTIPLNLAWGDDIVQEANGTYQLSFKFPVTDEKWSLLTTETFLLADDLHGEQEFFVFDVVKENGYVQVYANQVMTLLNYYTMSSVHVDRVPGQTVMNALAGSIVRSHPFSFSSNITGRHTLNVADKSVMDVLAKDKHSILGQWGGDLVRDKYDVQLLQNGGTENESLFMYKKNLSKYHESKSVKSLRTRIHFKKKLTSQEEGGKDQLISVTVDSPLTEKYSQIYEATMEVNDQDVTDLASLTEYGKRYFATSLCDLVEESLELEVKGKSDVPVKMFDIVSVYHERFDTDIRIKISKYHFSPMSKKLKSIGFGKVSQLWVAR; translated from the coding sequence TTGATTTATCTAAAAGAGGGAACTATCCCTTTGAATCTTGCTTGGGGGGATGATATTGTCCAAGAAGCAAACGGAACCTACCAGCTTTCTTTTAAGTTTCCAGTGACGGATGAGAAGTGGTCTTTGTTAACAACAGAGACCTTTCTTTTGGCGGATGATTTGCATGGAGAGCAGGAGTTTTTTGTCTTTGATGTGGTCAAAGAAAATGGCTATGTGCAGGTCTATGCGAATCAGGTCATGACCTTGCTCAATTACTACACGATGTCAAGCGTTCACGTTGATAGGGTGCCTGGTCAGACGGTGATGAATGCTCTTGCTGGCTCTATCGTTCGTAGCCATCCGTTTTCATTTTCTTCTAACATCACGGGGCGTCATACGCTGAATGTGGCTGATAAGTCTGTGATGGATGTACTCGCTAAAGATAAGCACTCTATCCTTGGTCAATGGGGTGGCGACCTTGTCCGTGATAAGTATGATGTGCAATTATTGCAAAATGGAGGGACTGAAAATGAGTCCCTTTTCATGTATAAGAAAAATCTCAGCAAGTACCATGAGAGTAAGTCAGTCAAGAGCTTACGGACAAGGATTCATTTCAAGAAAAAGCTAACTTCGCAAGAAGAAGGCGGGAAAGACCAACTGATTAGTGTAACGGTCGATAGTCCGTTGACTGAGAAATATAGTCAAATCTACGAAGCAACCATGGAAGTCAATGACCAAGATGTGACAGACTTGGCCAGTCTGACAGAATATGGGAAACGCTATTTTGCGACTAGTTTATGTGATCTGGTGGAAGAGAGCTTAGAGCTAGAAGTCAAAGGAAAATCGGATGTTCCGGTGAAGATGTTTGACATTGTGAGTGTCTACCATGAGCGATTTGATACGGATATTCGGATTAAGATTTCTAAGTATCATTTCTCTCCTATGTCTAAAAAGCTGAAGTCGATTGGCTTTGGGAAAGTTTCTCAATTATGGGTAGCACGCTGA
- a CDS encoding phage tail protein, giving the protein MYMIVNGFTTSDIPHCQLIDAGVVESAEPRVAESATIYGANGKLNIWDGAYDGYTRTLTFLVKTLEDVERLVEAFRSEKNEIEFWYQLGSLFYADFKSSKYKPYGMHHWTVDITLEMYPFRYMKNVEDVVLASSGSIVNKGTVYAEPIIILEGQGDVSLTIGQQTMRLTLNGKATIDCRHREQKILNKDGQIQNTIRKRGPFFEIATGRSGVTTSGNVSKITIKGNWRYRV; this is encoded by the coding sequence ATGTATATGATTGTGAATGGCTTTACTACTTCTGACATCCCTCATTGTCAGTTGATTGATGCGGGTGTGGTCGAAAGTGCGGAGCCTCGTGTGGCTGAGTCGGCGACAATATACGGCGCAAATGGGAAGCTCAATATCTGGGATGGTGCTTATGATGGCTATACCAGAACCTTGACCTTTCTCGTTAAAACGCTGGAAGATGTAGAGCGCTTAGTTGAGGCTTTTCGTAGTGAGAAGAATGAAATAGAGTTTTGGTATCAGTTAGGGAGTTTGTTTTATGCTGATTTTAAATCAAGCAAATATAAGCCGTATGGAATGCACCATTGGACGGTTGACATTACGCTTGAGATGTATCCTTTCCGCTATATGAAGAATGTAGAGGATGTGGTGCTAGCAAGCAGTGGCTCTATTGTCAACAAGGGGACGGTATATGCGGAGCCAATCATTATCCTAGAAGGACAAGGTGATGTTAGTTTGACCATTGGCCAACAAACCATGCGCTTGACCTTAAACGGAAAGGCGACGATTGATTGCCGCCATCGGGAGCAGAAGATTTTAAATAAGGATGGACAAATCCAAAATACCATCCGAAAACGTGGTCCGTTCTTTGAAATCGCAACTGGTCGCTCTGGGGTAACGACTAGTGGCAATGTGTCGAAAATAACCATAAAGGGAAATTGGAGGTATAGGGTTTGA